A segment of the Malaclemys terrapin pileata isolate rMalTer1 chromosome 1, rMalTer1.hap1, whole genome shotgun sequence genome:
gtagggataccatattttaacattcaaaaaataggacactccatggggagggagggtagccccatcctgcccccatccactccctcggactgccccccacagaaaccccaacccatccaaccccccctactccctgtcccctgttcacccctcctgggacccctgccccaactgcccccccccaggaccccaccccctatctaagcctccgttctctttgtccccaactgccccctcctgagacacccccccaacttcccccctaggacctcaccccctacctgtcccctgacaaacccctgggactcccatgcctatccaactgctgcctgtcccctgaatgcccccccaaacccctgacccatctaactcccccttctccctgccccccgaacctttgccccatccaaccccccttgctccctgtcccttgactgccccccccggaacctcctaccccttctccaaccccccagctcccttaccgtgccactcagaccagcgtgtctggcttcgtgcagcgccagacacgctgctgcatacatgctgccgtgctcccctgcggagccacagccccaccccccagcacctgccttccagatttgaacacctcaaaactcaggagtgctcaagctcagtttgggcagctgttacttcatttctcccaaatcaaatatactgatcccctgtaacttgctgtagaaaaagtaggataaaattgagcaagaaatgcttcccagtggttattaggactggaattgctattttcaacagccattgcctttttttggtttgtttgtttgtttgtttaaaaggaagacagtgatattgccatgggaaattccccatagaacgagtggaacaaaagaataataaatacacctcaacttttcctcatttatgtaggacagtcttataatatgcatccagatatcctccaatcacacaagctgaaaattgttccactttactgcagttctgtaaccatatgggaaccaatcctgtctgtgttctgtgcacatctaaaattcctgctgaatgacctgccctgggagctaattaccagtgacccagggctgtggcagaaggagggtgcaggtgtgtgtgtgtgggggagcgcccagggctggggcagcaggaggggtgtgtgtggggcaatggtgggtgggtgggtaggggggagcccagagctgggacagcagggtgtgtgtgtgggggggaggagagcccaggctggtgtgggtgggggtctgagagcccagggctggggcaccaggggagtgggggttggggggaggagggggagtgcccagggctggggcggcaggggggtgtgggtggtgggggagggcccagggctggggtggcaggggggtgtggcgaggaacccagggctgggacggggggcagctaaaattttttttgcttggggcggcaaaaaacctagagccggccctgcataaatGCATTGTGAGCACGCATGTCTCTGGAGAACATAAAACTGAGTCACGCTGGCCACTTTCCAGCCTAACTTTGCTTACAATTATATCATTTAAATATCAATATGTCAGCTTAAACGGAGATACAGTCCTCTTAATATTTTCTTGTAACAAGTAAAATGCAGAAATGTTTAGCTGTTTAAACAATACTGTAATTATAATTCACTTTCCAACTTGTTCTTTTATACAATAAATCACAAATTCCGATCATCTGGCAAAAGTGGATAACCAAGACCCCAGGGTTGTCATTAATCTTTAGGAAATGTCCTGCACTCAAAACACAGCTACCCAGGCTTCCTCTTTTCTTCAATCATCATTTTATACTTTCTGTAGATGGGACTCTAGTCTATAGTTCGAAATTAAGTTCCCCATCCCTTACTGACTTGGTCTTTTCTCATTTGATGTTTCTTTTGTTCTGAACCTGAATGTATAAATCTGGCTGTTGTTTAAAGGTGAACTAAATGCTCTTTAACTAAAAATtacccctgcgccccccccccgaaTTATTAACCCAACATATGTGCAAACCTAAGTGacaagtaaataaatacatactttccaaaacaaatctatttaaaatcttctacttcatttactgtGTTTAGTTGACTGTGGTAAAGTTCTCATCACTAAATACATAAATCAGTACAAGAAATGCAATTTCTTTTCAGTACTTTAGGCGTTAATAAAGTGAACAACTCTTGCAGGAGAAACACAGGGAACAAAAGGTCTTGATAGGTTAAAAACTTCTCAGTTCATCTGTAAACTGTATTAATAATTCACAAGTCTACATGGGTGTTTTACTAATGATTTGGGATCTCAGTCAGTTTTCAACAACTATACTGTTTTTCTACAATAAATTCAAAATGTATATAGGGCTCTGCCATGCTATGTTAGTATTCAGCTAGGAAGTGGTTTGGACATTATTTTATGTTAAGCACACAGCTGAGAATAGTGTTATCTTACTGCTGTTACAGAGCCAGCAGGGAAAGCAAAATTATTGCATTTCAGAGCATTTGACATTAGATCAGTAGATTCCTTATTCCTCTAGTGATGACAGAGCAGTAGATATAAGACACCATTTAGAATCCACAGGATTTTATTCATTCAATTTTGAAATACTAGCatgtaaaatcctggccccattgacttcagtgggaattctgccattgacttcattgaggccaagatttcactctaGTTGGGTAAAAAATTGGGCCTAAATTCCTTAAATGCAAACGTTATTCCAAATTTTGCAAAATGTGTAGGCTATGTAACAAGTTGATTATAAAAATACCTGAACATCTCGTGACCGTTCACAGGCCTGATATGCCACTCTTTCTTCTATGCTGGCTAGCTCTTGTTTCAGGTTTGCAGTCTCATGCTGATGAAGATCTGTCAGATCGTTTAGCTGGTCTTCCAATCGTTCATatctttttcaggaaaaaaagaagTCTGAATTTAGCTCCTTCTACACAAATGATGTTACACCATGTTAGAATGCATCTGTACTTTAAAGTAATCTTTCCTTGTATCTCAAGTCACCCCACTTTGGTTTGTAATGAAAGGGATGGAGGGAAAGTTTCCCAAGGACTTACTCGGCAGGCTGAAAGCTCTTTCTAAATGCTCCTGGTTGGTGAAATAACAGAATAATGTTTGAAAGACTAAGGCATTTTAATACTGCAATATAAAAATAACTCAGTGGATAAGTGTATCCAATTCATGCTCTTCCTCCTTTCAGACCACAATTCAAATCTTGTCCTGGGGGTTTCTAAATATTTCTCCCACCATATAAACAAACTGAAACAAATTGCCTTCCCTACACTTGGAGAACTACACAAGGAAATTTTAATAAGTATTGTGTTTGTATGAATGTTTAATCTGTTAGCACAGTAGAAACTATATTAATTTCATTAACCAATACACTTATCACGACTAATATGACAAACAGGATGTTCTGCGTATGTTTCAGGGGGCCATGATTTTCAACAGTGACTAGTTACTTTGGATGCCTAAACTTTACAGCTTATatagtcctgattttcagaggacaggtgttcagcactttctgaaaaggaGGATCCTTTAAGGTATCTTAAGCTGAGAAGCTGAAAAATTGAGGCATCTAAAAAGGTCACTAGTCACCTTCAAAAAATTTACCTTGTGTCTGCTTTTAGTCTCTGGGACCAGGTGCTGATACTCTGCAGAATATAACTCACACTCCACAATGGATGTTAAAGAGTTTATTTACCAAGCAGCTAATGAGCCCACAAGGAAGCCGTGTTAAAGTCAAATCTCTCTATACTTTGTTACACTGTGTCTTCAAACTTCACAGTCCCATAACAATGTGGTTGAGAACATATAGCATACCACACTGCAGGAAATGGCTCATTAATAAGGAAGTATTGTCAACTGTAAAGCTCTATTACATCAGAGACCACTTATTAGATGCCAAATTACAATAAATCAGGAGCAGTCCATTGGTGACAACAGCACTGGCACTAATTGTATGCAATATTCACATAATGTGATGTCAGGAAAGTATCAGATAACAAAGCTTTCCAGAAAAGCCTTAGACAACTGCACAGAACTATCAGTTCTATCAGATTGTGAAGTAGTATTGTCACAAATTTAGGTTAACAGAAGAAATCAAGAACTTTGGTACCTGACAGTATTACTGAACACaagtttacctttaaaaaaaaaaaaaaaattccatcacaTAGTTTTGAATCAGTTCATATAGCCGTGCAAAAGCCATTTCaaaagaacagaaaaagaaaatacctGTATCTTTCCTCCTGCAATGTCTGAGAAATAAAACCATAGTCTCTTTGAAACTGTGCTTTTAAATTCTGTATGTCATCAGCTAATTGGGACTGTGTCTCCTTTATTTCTCTCAGTTCCTCCAAGATCATGGAAAGCTTTGCTTGGCTGTCCAGAGCGTTTGTCCCACCAGGCCCAAAGGAATGGTTCCCATTACTATCTGCAGAGCCAGATGTCCCACTTGAGCACTCATCATCACTAACATATTTTGGTTTAGCAACAATAGTAGCACTGCCACCATAGGCCCTGGAACTAGTTTCTGGCCGAAATTCATCCAGGGTATTTTTCAGGTGAGAAATGTTGTCAGCACTACCAAATTTATTTCGGATCAAGTTTGCAAACTCTCTCGACTTGCTGAAAACAAACACTGGTGGTGTCAAGGAGACACCTGGCACACCCGATTTGCTGCTCTCAGCACCTTGGCCACTGATACGAGATTTGCCATGGACATCTTTTAAAGGGGGATGGATATCCTTCAAGTTATCTTTCGAAATATCTTTGGAACTTTTGGAAGATCCATTTTGTTCAATGTCTTTGAGCTTTCGGTGATACTGTTCCAATTTCTTCTGTAGCTGGGCAATGGAGTGGGCAGATTTCTGGTTCTTCTTCTCAAAGACTTGTTTAATTCGTCCAGCCTGCTGCTTGTCCGCACTGTTCACCAGTTTTAAATATTCAGCCACATTTCCATCACGGGCTGTTTGTTCAATTTTGATCTGTTCTGTAACTTTCAAAATTTTTTGTTTCAGGCTATCTGCATTAAGTTTGACTTTGTGAAATTCTAAGATCCCATCAGGTACATCAAAGTTGAGGTTGGTGTCTGAACCCCCACGGCGAATGTTAAGTGGCAAGCTCAGAGTATTCATGTCATGTCTTTCCACCTGAAAAgagattaaaattcaaattgaAGACAGCTGTTTCTATGTTATATTTCAATTCTACCCAAAACTGGATTTCCCATCAAACTATTTATATCAAATACTGGTCAGAAAGTAACTTACGAGTTCAATATGTGTTGaacatattttaaagtatttctcACAAGTTATGTTAAATAATGTAGAAAGTGAAGACATGCTACTTATTCAGCCATGTACAATATGGGTATGAAAATACATGCTTGAGTTGACAAATGACAACCAAGTAGCTTGTCTTTTGCTTAAAAAAGTAAAAGTAATACGAAGAATCAAAACTAGAACATTATAGGTAAAGccaggtttgggggggtgggtggggaggggttgttttttttaaacaaaaaaaaaacctttaccAGCATCAGGAAACATTCCCTGTAGATTTTCTATTATCAAAAGATTTATATCGTTCATGAATGGTAAACATCCCACTGTAGCTGGATGGACACGTATTAGTGGTCAAGTTCTCTCTTTCTATATCTCTCCCTCTACTATCCAATATGCTTTACTGAGCTAAAGCCCAGTTATGGACCCAACTGATCAAACAAACAGATGTTCTTACTCATCTAGACAAAGGTGTCTTGCAATTTACAGTAAGCTTTAGTGACAGCATGAGCCCCAATTTACAGTCAGATCCAATAGCATCCGTTAGCTTTCAGTGTAGCGATCACAGAGAGAACTGGACACCCATTTGACTTTTCAAGTTTGTTGAAGGTGTCCAACGACTGGTTTGTTTCCGCTAAGTtgattatattttaatatcagcCTGGCAGTGTGTGATTTAAATGCCCACAACTCTCAAGAAAAGAAGAGTGTCTGAAGTATTGGACTCCTATGATTGCGTTCAATTGTAATCGCTTAGATGTTTTGCACATTGAACTTGGTAAGTATTCTCCCGAAGTGTAATAAAGTAGATGAATAGTGATTAAGCCACTTGATGATGATAATTGGCCAGAGCACTAAAGCTTGATTAATAATCTAGATAGCATATCAAAACAGCCTCAGTTTCCAAAGTACTAAAATATTTTCTCATATAAAATTATTGTGGACTAGTGAAGTAGAATTTATCTAAGGAGAAAGTTTTCATATATGTGATCACTATCACACCAAAATATCCCCTGTCATGTAAGTGGGGGCACTTCGTTGAATCAGCCATAGCATCCAATTGATAGAGATTGCTTTTTTCAAATATACTGGCCATAATGGATTTCCCATGCATCACAAA
Coding sequences within it:
- the TMCC3 gene encoding transmembrane and coiled-coil domain protein 3 isoform X2; translated protein: MNTLSLPLNIRRGGSDTNLNFDVPDGILEFHKVKLNADSLKQKILKVTEQIKIEQTARDGNVAEYLKLVNSADKQQAGRIKQVFEKKNQKSAHSIAQLQKKLEQYHRKLKDIEQNGSSKSSKDISKDNLKDIHPPLKDVHGKSRISGQGAESSKSGVPGVSLTPPVFVFSKSREFANLIRNKFGSADNISHLKNTLDEFRPETSSRAYGGSATIVAKPKYVSDDECSSGTSGSADSNGNHSFGPGGTNALDSQAKLSMILEELREIKETQSQLADDIQNLKAQFQRDYGFISQTLQEERYRYERLEDQLNDLTDLHQHETANLKQELASIEERVAYQACERSRDVQEALESCQTRVFKLEFHQQEQQALQSETVNARVLLGKCINVILAFMTVILVCVSTIAKFIAPMMKSRFHIICTFFAVTLLAIFCKNWDHIICAIERMIIPR
- the TMCC3 gene encoding transmembrane and coiled-coil domain protein 3 isoform X1, producing MPGSDTGLAVDRTYSDPERHQRSKTRVERHDMNTLSLPLNIRRGGSDTNLNFDVPDGILEFHKVKLNADSLKQKILKVTEQIKIEQTARDGNVAEYLKLVNSADKQQAGRIKQVFEKKNQKSAHSIAQLQKKLEQYHRKLKDIEQNGSSKSSKDISKDNLKDIHPPLKDVHGKSRISGQGAESSKSGVPGVSLTPPVFVFSKSREFANLIRNKFGSADNISHLKNTLDEFRPETSSRAYGGSATIVAKPKYVSDDECSSGTSGSADSNGNHSFGPGGTNALDSQAKLSMILEELREIKETQSQLADDIQNLKAQFQRDYGFISQTLQEERYRYERLEDQLNDLTDLHQHETANLKQELASIEERVAYQACERSRDVQEALESCQTRVFKLEFHQQEQQALQSETVNARVLLGKCINVILAFMTVILVCVSTIAKFIAPMMKSRFHIICTFFAVTLLAIFCKNWDHIICAIERMIIPR